The DNA region aaagaaaacttggctGAGGCAACCACCTAAGAGGCAGTCACCATGGGCTGGTAGCTCCCCTTGGGAGGCAGTGACTTGTTGCTGGGCTCTTAGTTCTTGAAGCTCTTccgggaggaggaggtggtggagaCAAATTTGACGCTGGAGCTGCTGCCTCCGCCACTGCCAAAGCCCACTCCCACACCGCGGCCACTGCCTGCACTGAAGCCAGAGCCCCCAGCGCTGAGCCCACCACTTAGGCCAACGCCCCCACTGCTGCTGGAATAGTAACTCCCACCGCTGCCTCCACCAAGACCACCGCCGAGCCCGCCGGCGAGCCCGCCGCCGAGCCCGCCGCCGAGCCCGCCGCCACCAGCAAGGGCACCACCAAAGCCACTGCCTCCACCATAGGCAGAGGAGATGCTGTTTGTGACGACAGctgcagagaaaggagagagaacttGGTGAGGCCGGTCTGTCCAATTGACTGTACATATCCAACCTATTAGATACTGCCATAGTTCTAGAACTCTACCTAGCCCCTTTTACAGAATGAAAACCAATGAGGCCTAGAAGAATGGTCAGTTAAGTCCCTAACAGAACATTGGAGACCATAGTAGCAAGGCATGGGCCCAGGTACTAGAGAGGGGTGGGATGGGAGGGGCAAAGGAGGGGGACAGGGTTCGAGATGTATCAGGTACTGGGGTGTGCCCTTTAAGAGATAAGAACATGAGCCAAGTTGCTTCTTATCTCAATTTGTGTTCTTTACCTTCTAGAACCTGCTTTTCACTAAGCATATTAAAAATATCCACATATTGGGATGCTATTATCAGATATCTAGAAACAGCACAATTCTGAGTTGGCACCAAATACTCCATAATATCATCATTGTTACTTTCTGTTCAGAGTTACTTACAGATGTTGACTGGTCCAACTCCTTCTCCAGTGAGTCTGATgggaagaaaaattgaaataaaagttGAAAACTCCAAAAAAGGCAGCATCTGATTAACTCCATGGTCATTATTAAAGCTCATTCTATAAGCCAAAAGCTGGCATGCCCCCAAATTGCTTAAATAGAGGAAAAGATGGATATCCAGAGAGACTTTCCAATGAATAGGGCTTGACCCAGAAACAGGTTGGCAGGGGAAGATTGTCCTACAACCATTCTATGGAAAGCATGAGTGAGAAGCTGTGGGAAATATGAAAATGCCTAACGTGGTCCTTGCCCTGTAGGAGAAATTCTATGAGAGCGCTCGGCATGGACAGTTATACTTCTAATAGAAAGTAGACAGTGGTCAGTGTCAGAAGATTGACACAAAAGGAATAGTTTGAGAATCCGAAGGTGGGTGAGTTCAACTCAGCTGGAGTCATGAAAGGCTTCTTACAGGAAGAAGTACTTCAATAACGAAGAGAAGTAGAGTGGAAATGGATGTGACAAGGGTACCAAGGTTGAGAGAAGAACATGAGCGAAAGCGGAAAGGGGACAAAGTTCTGGACACATTTGTTGAGTTGCTTAATTGTTTGAAAGAGAGGCAGCAGCTAAGAATACTGGTGGTGAGGGCTGAGGCCAGAAAAGTGAGCTGGGGCCAAATTGTAGGGGATCAGCTCATGAGTAAGACTCAAACCAGATGGACAGTCATCATGCACAAAGTAAAGGTCACTTGTATATATGTTTAACCCCCTGTAGTGGGGAAGAGGCTCCATTTTATGAAATGAGAGCCTTCCTGGGCTCGTGGTGTCAGCCATGTGTGACCCACCTGCACTCCTCGCCCTCCAGCAGCTTGCGGTAGGTGGCGATTTCCACGTCCAGGGCCAGCTTGGTGTTCATCAGCTCCTGGTACTCCTTCAGCAGCCGGGCCATGTCCTGCTTGGCCTTCTGCAGGGCGTCCTCCAGCTCCGCCAGCTTGTGCCTGGCGTCCTTGAGGGCCAGCTCCCCCCTCTGCTCAGCCTCAGCGATGGCTGACTGCAGGTTGGTGCACTAGACGGGCAAAGGAGGGAAGAGTAGGGACACTGTGGCAGCTGAGCTAGGTCTGAGggcttttttctgaaattttgggTCCAGGAAACCAGACTACATGGAGCTCCAGATAGAACCTACTACATTTGTCTTGGACATTGTGGATAGCGGAACCTTGAAGCACTAGCATTAGTTTCAGCTCAGAGTGTGTGGATGTAgatatgtaataaaaattaagcaaaacagaacaaaacaggtTTCTCTTTTAGATTTCGGACCCCTTCCTGGCGTCCTTTCAACCTCACCCTACCTGCTTCTTGACACTGTCGATCTCGGCTCTCAGCCTCTGGATCATCCGGTTCATCTCAGAGATCTCATGCTTGGTGTTGCGGAGGTCGTCTCCATGCCGGCCAGCTGTCTGCTGCAGCTCCTCGTACTGATGCCCcgagaaaaggggaaagattcaGCTTATATCAAGATAGATGGCACTTTCCCAGAGTTCacaggcagtgagttcaccaagAAGTGGCAAGCAATGTAGTTATCTGGAAGTCTGGGACTGGTTTAGGCTTTGTTAAGGTGGACCTGGTCTTAGACAATTTTCTCTTTAGTGCCTTTGGTTCCCTAGAGACACTGGTGTGAGATTCAGAGTGAGAGTCTCATCAAGCTTCTTGGATTTCTGTAGAAGTATATATACATGGCTGTTCCCAAAACTTATCCCAAGTGGCATCACCAggtttcaggagttcccattccAGGCATATGGCCATCCCCTCCCTCAGGACGTTCTCCTCAGCACCCACCTTGGTCTGGTACCAGGATTCGGCTTCCGTCCGGCTACGGTTGGCTATCTCCTCATACTGGGCCTTGACCTCGGCGATGATGCTGTCCAGGTCCAAGGAGCGGTTGTTGTCCATGGACAGGACCACGGATGTGTCCGAGATGTGAGTCTGCATCTGGGACAGCTCCTGCAGGGAGATTTGAAGCCAGTCATCTGACTGTTAGTGCATGTCATTTCCATTCAACTTTCCTCTCATGTGGGTGtcaacttgagaaaaaaatagccATTCCCATCAGAACATCAGATAAATTGGTTGAAAATCCAAACAATCACTTAATCTACTTTCACAATTTTGAGTCTCCAAGAAACCTCTGCCATGGAACCCTGCAGACTCAAGTGATCTTAGGTTATAACCTATTTTCAATGAATCTGTTTTTATAGCCTACCATGCCGGGAGGAAACATAGAGGAGATGGGATCCCAGGAATGGAAGACGGCCAAAGAAGATGTAATTGGGCCTCTAATAACTCACTCTAAACTTCACTCTGCTAAATGATGGTTGAAGGGGGTCTTCTGCTTTccatatgactttttttttcaagattagtCTTATTATTCCttacaagcaatactaaaggggTAGGAAAGACCAAGCTCCAGAGCTTAGGAAGCACCAAAATTCACTTAATGCTGGGGAGCTCCAGCCACCCAGGACCCCCATTTCTGACAGTGCTCCCAGTGTCCATCTCTCTGGGTCCTAAGCAGATGGCATTCCTTACCGCCTCAAAGAACATCTTCAGGAAGTTGATCTCATCCATCAGTGCATCAGCCTTGGCCTCCAGCTCCACCTTGTTCATGTAGGCGGCGTCCACGTCCTAGAGAAACAGGGATGATTGGCGCTGGACCAGATCCCCATCCTGACTTAAAAATGAACTACTCCCCTCTAGGGAGCACAACCACAGCCTATAGGTTCGCTTCTATCCCCACGTACCTTCTTCAGCATCACAAACTCATTCTCAGCAGTAGTGCGCTTGTTGATTTCCTCTTCATACCTGATGGTTAAAGGAACAGGAAGCACGGATCAGAGGCCAAGGGACAAGTGAGGCCTGGAGTCTTAATTGCACAAAATCAGCCGTGGGTCTGCTTCCCCGCTGGGGAGGAACTTCTCACATCTGACAGACCAAGAAAGGGGGCACTGGAAAGTGTGAGCCCCTGGACAGATTTAGAGCACTTTTTTCTCTGTCACCATCCACCAGATAGATAATCATTTCTATTGTTGCTATAATTTAGTTGCTTCAAGAATATTCCTATAGGAAAGCTGTGgtttcttctccatctccatgTCTAGCCAATTTCTCTAGTGCTTTTCCCAGCTCTCAGAGCATTAAGAAAATCAGACAAACAAAATCTAGTAGTTGGGCTAGgactaaagaaaatataagagcCACTTAAGCTGGGTTATTTCATTGGTTCCTGCTTTGGGAGAGAAGCCTTCAAAAAGCCTTTGTGTGGGCTTTGAGTATACTGGGGAGAAACACCCCAAAAAGCAAGGATGACATAATTGCACATTTCACCAGGTGTGGGCCTCCTTGCTCTGGCAATTGGCTCGGTGCCTTGCAGAGGGGCAGAGCCTGGGGCTGGAATTTTCTAAACACAGTCccggattttattttatttcttagtaCTTTACGTGTCCACAGAAGATTTATGCTTCCAACCCGTGGCAAAGGCATTAGGAGGTACTCTGGTTGTGAAGCCTATCTGCAGCCAAGGAGACActgctcaccccccacccccaccagcatGCTCCCAGCTCACTTGTTCTTGAAGTCCTCTACCAGGTCCTGCATGTTCCTCAGCTCTGAGTCCAGGCGGCCTCTCTCCCCCAAGATAGTATCCAGATGCCTCCTGAGGTTGTTGATGTACTGCTCAAACAGAGGGTCTAGGCTCTGCTTCACAGTCTTGGTGCCTTGCTCCTGGAGCAGGGTCCATTTGGTGTCCAGAACCTTGTTCTGCTGCTCCAGGAAGCGCACctggagagaagcagagagtttgAAGATGGAGAAGACTTAGACATCATGATTCAATGTTTCATTCAccccttttccttctcatctcaGGCTGTTCACCTAAACCATCTCATGTGAAGTGCCTGGTCCGGGGGGAGGCACCTACCACTCATCCACTCATCCAGGGGAGACAGGAAACGTATCCAAGCACAGAGAGCCCTGGGGACAGCTGGTTGGAGGGGTGGCAGCCAAGTCCCTCAGGCTGCTGCCCACTGAGCTCATCTTCCTTTCTATGCAATTGGCCCGTTACATGATGCGCAGAATTAATGTCTCTGCTCAGCAGTAATCAAGGAGCCCTAACACCGTAATCTCCAAACTTGGAAGAAATAAGACCCTCCCTTCCAAGCTCCCCGTCTAATTAAGAGTGTGGGCCATGGGTCTAGGACacagaaacaaatggaaacaaaTAACGGCAAAACACCTACGATTTGCATAAAGGTAGAAGTatcttccctcttccccctttctttgGCATTTCTTCCAGACTCACAGTGGTTTCGTTCAAGGGGTCATGTCTCACCTTGTCGATGAAAGAGGCGAACTTGTTGTTGAGGGTCTTGATCTGCTCCCGCTCCTCGGTCCTCACCCGCTGGATGGTGGGGTCGATTTGCAGGTTGAGGGGAGTCAAGAGGCTCTGGTTGACGGTGACCTCTTGGATGCCTCCAGGGGGGCAGACAGGGAAGCCAGGGCCACCGAAGCCACCTCCAAAGCCAGCTCCGCCACCGAGCCCAAAGCCACTACCAGCTCCACCGCCAAAACCAAATCCGCTCCCGGCTCCACCTCCAAAGCCGTAGCCGCCTCCAGCACCTACAGCAAATCGATTCCTGAAGCCACCGCCACCACTGCTGATGGTGATCCTTCTGGAGCCCCCCATGTTGTGGAGGCTCCGACTGCCAAAGCCACCTGCTCCACCAAGGCTGACCCTGGCAAAGCCACCACCGCCACCCCCAGACCGGGACACAGAGCTGAAACTGGTGCGGGAGACAGACGGGGTGATGGCTGAGGCAGCGCTGAAGCCACGGCTGCCCCCAGTCCGGAAGGACACACTCGATTGGCGAGACATGATGGCTTGTTCCTGGCGGAGCAAGAGGTCTGGGCACCGAGGGCGATGGGAAGTGCTGGAAAGAACAGAGCTCAGGAGGAGGCAGCCGATGGCTCTGTTACCCAGGAACTGCAGCCCCCACTTTTATTGCCTCCAGAACTGGGTTGGGCCTGAGAGCTGTCGAGATGTGAATGATTAAAAGGGCTGGGCATGCCTGGGGGGCAGCCGTGAGCTCACCGTCACACCTGCACAGTGGTGTGGGGTGCAAACACTTTCTTCCTGGCAGGTCCTGCTCACTTACAAATAACCTTGCCTCGCAGTACTGAACAATTGGCAGCGAGTCAGCACTACTGCC from Tamandua tetradactyla isolate mTamTet1 chromosome 7, mTamTet1.pri, whole genome shotgun sequence includes:
- the KRT5 gene encoding keratin, type II cytoskeletal 5 — its product is MSRQSSVSFRTGGSRGFSAASAITPSVSRTSFSSVSRSGGGGGGFARVSLGGAGGFGSRSLHNMGGSRRITISSGGGGFRNRFAVGAGGGYGFGGGAGSGFGFGGGAGSGFGLGGGAGFGGGFGGPGFPVCPPGGIQEVTVNQSLLTPLNLQIDPTIQRVRTEEREQIKTLNNKFASFIDKVRFLEQQNKVLDTKWTLLQEQGTKTVKQSLDPLFEQYINNLRRHLDTILGERGRLDSELRNMQDLVEDFKNKYEEEINKRTTAENEFVMLKKDVDAAYMNKVELEAKADALMDEINFLKMFFEAELSQMQTHISDTSVVLSMDNNRSLDLDSIIAEVKAQYEEIANRSRTEAESWYQTKYEELQQTAGRHGDDLRNTKHEISEMNRMIQRLRAEIDSVKKQCTNLQSAIAEAEQRGELALKDARHKLAELEDALQKAKQDMARLLKEYQELMNTKLALDVEIATYRKLLEGEECRLTGEGVGPVNISVVTNSISSAYGGGSGFGGALAGGGGLGGGLGGGLAGGLGGGLGGGSGGSYYSSSSGGVGLSGGLSAGGSGFSAGSGRGVGVGFGSGGGSSSSVKFVSTTSSSRKSFKN